Part of the Mauremys reevesii isolate NIE-2019 linkage group 20, ASM1616193v1, whole genome shotgun sequence genome is shown below.
AGGGGGCATTTACCTCTCACTGACTGGTGCTGCCCACCCACGTTCAGCTAGTTTGGCACAGGAGGGTGTGTATGTCACCCCCTCACTGTCCCTGCTGGGAAGGGAAAGCGGGCATTGGCGCTCCTCTGGGTGCTCTTTTGTTCAGGACAATATTTACCTGGCATCAGTGTCTTTGCCTTGGGAGAAACTCAGCAGTGGTGCCATCCCAGAGCAGCAGGGTGACATTCTGATGTGTTTGGGTCAGGTCAGGATGCTGTGTTGGGTCATCACCACACTGTGACAGATAGATATTTTGCAGGCTAGACAGGTGGCTTCAGAACCTGGTTGCAGGACACCATTTCTGATAAACCTGGGAGCATCCCATAAACTCAGGCCTGGGTAGGAGGATCCGACATATTGAAAAAGTACAATTaaagggaatttttaaaaaatatgttttggtcAGTGTTCAGAGAGTAGATTTAAGATCTattaattaaaatacaaaatgtttgcTAATATATGTAACATTAGAGTGCCTATTAAATTAGAAAGTGAAAAGAATTCTCATAGTAACATTAACTCAGCCGTATTATGCATTCTGTGTGTTTTATAGTATGATTTAATAAtaaatgcagttatttttaaaGTTCTCTAAACAGGTAAACTGCCATGGGCTGATTCTGCAAAGCCTTACTACTAAACGTAGTGGTCCATTAAAACAATGGAATTCATTACAATATAGGAACTACTTTGTCCTGGTAGTTTTTGCAGGAGCAGGTCAGAAACCACCAAATCAAGAATGCTAATTACATTGATCAGTTTTAGCAACATAAAtattaaaggcctgatcctgcaaacccacGCATGAGAAACTTTATTCATACACTCAGTGGTCTTGTTGACTTCATCTTATTGgattactcacacacacacactaaggaCAGTACATGAGTTTTTGCAAGACTGAGGCCTACGATACGATCATAGGACAACAGATAATGTATCCATAATAGCTCTGAATGTTAGTGAGAAGTTTTACTGTGCATGCAGTTTTTCTTAAATGCTAataacccaatttttttttataaattagcAGAATCTAGTTTTGTTTCAAATGTTAAGTCTTTGCTAATGTAGATATGTGCACAAATAGCATATTGAGGTTTTCTTGCAATTCAGATTGTATGTTTTTCATAGCTTGCATAACTGAAAAATAGGTCAATAGATTTTACTCAAACTTCCCTATATGTCcaacaaaagaaacatttttgaGAAAATGGTGAGCAACTGAAAAGGGTTTATAATGAAAATCCCAACTAAACCACAACTGTAGTGTTTGCTACCAGATAAATACTGtaaaaatactttgcacttctgtgCTATCTTAATCCAGTAatctcaaaacactttccaaAGAATATCTAATGAAACAATACACCATTCTTGGGACATATATAAGAACTATTAtacccatttgacagatggggagactgaggcacagaagtgaaATGAATTGCCAAGGGACACAGTGAGTAAATGACAGcactgggaataaaacccagatctcttgctctaaccattagaccactCTTTACTGTCTGCAATTTCCTTTGGAGCTAGATTCTCTACCAACCCTAACCCAGCCCCACATATTAGCTCTTTATTTCctgctttcttctccctcccaggATTATATTGCCTATGCAAAGCCCCCATATGGTGCAAGCTCTTCCCAGTgccttttaaaaagtggattAACCTGGTTCCACTCACTTCCCCAGAAAGGATAATCTCGTTTGGTAATCCCATAATGGCACTCAGTTTTCAGTACTCACTGGATTTTGATTAGACTTGTCTGTGTCTAAATATATGCCATTTTATGGATGCTTAATTGTGCAGTTCCCATCCCCCACCTTCATTATTTCCTTCTATAATCTCATGATGGTTCCCAGCCTTTTTCTGTAAACTTGTATATCATGTTAAAATTTCTGCTACACAAGCTAGTGCCTGTCTCCTCCTATTCAGCTGGGTGCTTTCTAATTTTCAGTGTAGCTTTGGCTGTTCCAGACCGTATGTTTGGCAGCCCATTGAGGGTTACAGTATACATCACTGAATGATCATCAGGATGGCCAAAAGGCTCTGCATTTCAGAGAGACAATTCTATTTTCCTAACTAAACGGAACACTGCTCCTTTAAACATGGCTTTTTCCTCCCCTTTAGGAGACATAGCGGTGAGACAAAAGAATCTGGACCAGAGAGAGATCAATTCAACGCCATGCAATCAAATTGCAGTCATCTCCACAATGCCCCAGGAAGTGGTGATGTTCCCTCGTCCTCTCAGAGTGCCCATATAGCAGGGCTGCCAGGAGAAGGCTCTTGCCACCGTAGTGGAGATGTTCACATCCAGCTAAGCTCTGCCTTGGGAGAAGCAGGGGAAAACCACAGTTTCAGGCACATACGGTCAGGTTCCCAGGGCCGTTCGCATGGCCACTCCCACAGTGAAGCGAGGGGGCCCGAAGATTCCACCTTAGATTCAGAGGAACAGAGTGGAAGCTCCATCTCTGAGCTCAGATATCTCTTCCAGTGGCTGCACAAAAGTCTTCCATACATCTTGATTCTGTGTATCAAACTGACCATGCAGCATATAATCGGTAGAGTATAACACAGTATGGTATGAGGGAACCAGCCCTTTTTTCCTGCATTCAATCCTGCTTATGAGCGTGCCTGAAGTATAATTTGATTTACTTTTAgctttattttaatttgatttcttCACTGGAAGGAGAAATTTCCTAAAAGAGATTTCAATCACTtatctgtttttcttttgttaGCATATACAATGTAGCTTAATTATTTTAGCTTGATTGCCTGAGCTGTTAAAATTGTATTATGTTATTGCAAGTACTTGCTAGAAGTGCActtattttgcttttattttattttaatccagTTTCTTATTTTCCTCCATATAACTGACCCATTTTTCCTAATAGGCATTTCTCTTGGAATTGGGCTGCTAACAACTTTTATGTATGCAAACAAAAGCATTGTAAATCAGGTTTTTCTAAGAGTAAGTATTGCCTGTTGCAATGAAGTTGAAGTGTTTTTACGTTAACTATTACCCAAGACTTTCCATGCATCAGTTTTTGAGAGAAATGTGAAATGATCTTATATTAATTTAGTAAACAAAACAGATAAATATAGGATTTTTGAGATGTAAATGTTTTAGCTATCAATAAAATTTACACACTTCTAAGCCTGACTTAGCACTTGTCAGAGAAGCATACtttgcaaatttaaaataaaatattggtaCAATCTCTTTTTCTGACTTTCCATATGAAAATGCCTGACAATGCTTCTGCCGTTATGAGACACAAATTCTTAGCtgtattttaaaaactgttaagACTACCATTTCATATGCAGAGTATCTGTTCTGAGGGCACAGGGGTTATTGAGAATTTTGTTACTTAGAAAAGCAGTTGAGTATATATATAAACATTAGACATATAAAAAacatttaacaaaaaacaaaaacatttccttAAGAAGTGTTACTGCTTGGGCGTTCACCCCATTAAAGTGCATGGAGATCTGTGTGAGCACAATGATCTGCCCTTGCACCACTTCTTCCTGGTCTAAAGTAACATAGCAGCATCTTGTACTAGTGACTGTGTTCAAATACTGCAGTTCTAGTTTTATTGAGTGTGAAATAAATTAActtgagacttaaaaaaaaaatcaaagtaacAGACAACTATTACATTTTTAATGTGTATCTTACAGGAAAGGTGCTCCAAGTTTCAATGTGCTTGGGTACTGATATTCCTAACCGGGTCATCTCTCCTCTTGTATTATACCTTTCACTCTCAGTCACTTTATTACAGGTAATTAGCAGAACATCTATGTTATATTAGtcactttttaaatgaaatgtcattTCTTGTGAAAACCTCATCTTTGCTCCCGGCAAatatatatatcttttttaagagAATCAAGAAGTTGGCTTCTCTTAACAGTCCCGCAAAGCCTTACTGCAAAACACTCATGTGAAGAAGGGTTTGCAAGATTAGACCCTATGTCTGGGGTTCACTGGCACAGCTTGGGTTTGATTCTCAGCCCTGTTACCCCTTGGTGTGGGAGTACTGGGGACACAGTGCCATGAGTTTCTAGCAGGGCATGTGTCTAAGTTTCTTCTCTCACTAGTTTACAACAACCCTGCTAACTAAGGGGCAACATTGGCAGAATGGGAAAGGGAGCAAGTAACTGTATGGCAGGATGAAGGTTACAATGCAGATGTAAAGTGGATTCGAAATGGGGAGCTCTTCATGGATGAGAAAAGATCTCTTTCCCACTCCTTCTAGAGGAAAGCATTACACTATCTAAACatgctttttctaaaaaaaagtaCCATTTTAAATGAAACCATACGGTGATATCCATTCATGGTGTGTACCTCTGGAGAGTGTACCCTTGTAATTTTAGATATTTCTTTTTGTAGCTTAATCTTTTTAAAACCTACTGTGGATTTTATGAACTTCTGGGAGGTACTTTGGATCGTGGGAATCACAGACTTTATTCTGAAATTCCTCTTCATGGGCTTCAAATGCTTTATTCTCTTGGTGCCTTCTTTTATGATGTCTTTTAAATCCAAGGTAAGAAAATAATCTATACTTAGCTTTAACATGAAGTTCCTTTTACAGTACAATCAGCCAGTCATGAATCCCACCTAGAGGAACATTTTCCTTAATTAAAGCTCTGCGCATTATCTGTtgatgcaggggaagggaaaAACCATTGTCAACTAttttttgagtatggtctttcagctACTTGTGCACCCgttttatagtaatttaatctagaccgcatttccctagtttggttatgagaatgtcatgtgagactgcatcaaaagccttactaaaatcaagttaTGTCACACCTACTGCTGTCCCCTAACCACCAGGCCCAGTAACTCTTTTAAAGAAAgagattaggttggtttggcatgatttgttcttgacaaattcatgatGGTTATTCCTTATTGTATTGTCCTCTAGGTGCTTATAAATTGATTGCAAAACTGTTTTAAAAGGGAGCTTTTAAAGAATACAGAGTAACTTGTGGGGGAGGTAAATGGAGTTCTGATTAACGTGGTTGTAAAATGAAAGGCCTTTTCTTAACCCCCGTTTTTCTCAGCATTATATATGCACACaattttttaacagaaaattgATCTTTATGTTTGGATTTTTCTTGtaactttttcccttttttaatgcTTATGAAAGCAAGACTGATAACACTGGTAAGTAGGTAGGCACTTGGCAAAGGCACCCCTATTGTGATCTTAAGTACCTTGATGTTTCTGGCCTTCTCTTGAGCAGAGCCTGCTAGTTGACATTTGTCAACTATCATAAAACAACTGCACAACTAGCGACTTGCCAAAGATCATCCGTTTTGTTGTTTGTCTTGACATCTAACTCTAATTGGTGAAGTGTTAGTGAATTAACCCATGATaaaacatcttttttaaaatcatgatctTGGCCCCATTTTTAAGGAGTTTAATGTAACACCGTGCAGTTTTGTAACTCATACATGTATGGGATTTTAATGACTCAAGTTTCCAAACAGTATTTCAGATCTGTTGAGACACTAGTTAAGATATAATGAGGGATAAATATTAAAAAGAGAGTACATGTATAGAAAAGATGCATTAACTTTAAATTATCtgtgttttaaatgtatttttaaatattcctCTTGTTGTTCCTAGGGCTACTGGTATATGCTGTTAGAAGAATTCTGCCAGTATTACCGTACATTTGTCCCCATACCAATTTGGTTTCGTTATCTTATTGGCTATAGGGAGCTGGACAATGTACTGGGGCGGAGTCTTGGAGTATTGCTGGGTCTACTCTATTTCATCCTAAAAGTATGTAAACGTTATCTTCCTCTGTATTTTAATGTACTAAGATGATACTGCAGTAATTACTATAGAAGAGATGTAGACATACAAATTAATTTATTCTGAAATATTCACCAGAGTTTGAACTGACTTGCTGGTTTAATACAGCCTTCCAGAATCAATATAAAAATTTGCTAGGTCAGGCACTAAATCTATTCACCCTCCCTTTGAAGGATGATTAGAAAACTAATGATGTTTTACACAGTCCAAAAATTGCTTGCCACAGCTGAGTGTGAGAGTAGGAATTCTGTCTGAACTAGTTGTTAATGCCAGGATGGCTACATATGTTTTGTGTCCTTTAAGCTAAGATCCACTGGGTTGCTCTCACTGTTGGAGAGTTCAGGTTCTGAATTTCACTTTAACACAGCAAGCACTAGGGCATTCTCAGGGTGGCAGCCTGACCCTCTGTTTCCTGCTGCGTCTGGGAGATCTGCCGGAGCCTGAGTTTGGCAACTTCATGGCCCTATTGTGTTTTTGAGTGGCCTTTGTAATAATAGGGAATCAGGTTGGTGGGTCTTTGGGATTTTTGGTTAATTAGAGACTTCtgttgttctgtttgtttttttgtaattttGCTATAGAGTGCCTATGTGCCTTTGTACTGCCAATATAAATTTCTAAATAGAATGGTTACATCAAATTGAGGTCGCTTTTGTCAAACTCATAAGTGGCTTCCAAAGTAAGACCAAACTTGAACTAGGgtggaaaaaaatattaagaaCTTGTGGACAGAATGCAGAGTAATGCACCAAATAAGTCTTAACTGTTACTGTAGACTTCTTGTAGGCAGTATGTAAACAAATTGCCAAGGGAGATAGGCAGAATTCCAGTTAACGAAACCATCTCCTTTTGGAAAATCTTGCATTATGTAAAATTGTTGCTTTGGGCTTCCATTCCACTATTTTAACTTGTCAGCTTAATATGTTTCTCCTCAACATGGCTTAGAACCTCCCTGTCACAAAGGGAAGTTGGGtatcaactcccattgattttcagtgtaGTCGGGTACCTAACTCCCTTTTGTCCGTTTGACAGTATCCCACTCTGTGTTTATCCAAGGCATATCCACAACTATCTTGGTTTGGTACAGTTTATATATAACACAGCAGCTGTGTTCTATTGTTTACTATACACATGCAAAATTAAaagattatgttaaaaaaaattgattgccAAGTTAAGTACTCACAAGTTAGGTAATGCTAGATATAAAGTTGCCTGTGCCACCTTAACTtagcccccttgtgtgtatgcactatggtacagtctttaattacatgatcgcttactatttttttccagtgagGACAGACTCTTCTGAGATATTAGCTCCAAAACATGGGGGTTCGAGagcatctcaaaaaaaaaatttaccaCAATTTTTGTAACATGagcaaaacaatatattttactGTAGTCTCATTTTTGGAACTGCTCAAccattttggttgaaattttgCACAAGagttcagcctgaggcagacacccagcatggaaaatttcagacttaacagttaaaatttggcaaagtttATAAGCGACCGAAAGCATggttttaaaaaggggaagtgtTGGGCATCTCAGTAATAAGTAGAGCTACCTAGTCCCTCCTACAATTGTTTCGTTACCAGACTAAAAGTAAAACACTGAAGGCCAAGTGTGCAAAGCGTTGCACAGAATTCTAGCACTGAGGCTCTTCACTTCAAAATCTGTACAAGGTTTGAAAATCTACTTCTTGGAAATAAATATTAAGcataattttgtttttcttttctcaatTTCAGCTTTTGAGCCTTTTTGGACATCTGAGAAACTTTAGACAGGTTTTGCGGATATTTTGTACACGACCAGTGAGTATTGGATTCTCTGTaacaacaaaatgacaaatgtgGCTTCTACCAAAATGATTCTTCTTGAAGATAGCTTTTTCCTGTGTACTAGTTGATCACATTGTTTTTAGTTACATGGAGTTCAACTTTCAAAGTAATCCCACTGTTTGTTCCCTTCTTACAGTTTCTTGCACTGTAAAATTTAATTTCTCAGCTTCACGATCATGGGCCGACCTGAAGTCACTTTAAAAGTGATCAGTTTTTTATTGTGTAAGCAGCATCTTGAGGTAAACTATTTGAATACCATGTAAATAAAGTATGATataaagaatatattttaaagatgggcaaaatatttgtttgacTCACATCTGCAAGAACAAAGTAGCAAACCTTTACCCATTAGCAACTAACTGAAATATACAAGAGTGAGACCCAGATTTTGGCAAAATAAATGAAGAATAAACAGATATtccattcaaaataaaaaatgattatttttctaGAACAGTGGGTGGTTGATAAAATGTATTGTAATTTAATCTAGAGCCTGCTGTGCATGTACCAGAATATATGAGTATTTTTGACATTTAATTAGATGAATACTAAAATATAGTTGTCTGTGTAAGCAATACTCTCTTAACAGTAAGTGATGTGTTTCCATTCTGGTCAATGTGTAACAGCCCATGACAGAACTTTGCTGCAGAAAGGCCACCATTGTAGCAAATTACTTTTGAAGTCCCCACATAGTGTGCTCAGTAGATTATACCCAAATACCACCTTGCCCTGAAGCATGTATGTGTCAATGTAGCATCCTAAGGATTGAAACACTTAACATCCTGTTGCCCCAGGGATTTAATTGTTTCCCCTCTAACCACATCCTTTCAGTCTTCCTTATCTTTTTCTGGATCTTAACGtgctgcaaaatcttttttttttttttaacagcactATGGAGTGACAGCTAGCAAGAGACAGTGTTCTGAAGCAGATGATATTTGTTCAATatgccaagctgaatttcaaaagcCTATTCTTCTCATCTGCCAGGTAATTCTAAAGAGATTTTTGAATTGGAGAATCACAATGTGGGAGGCTCCGATTCTGAAACTTTGTGACTCAagctgatggtgtcagtgtcagTTGGATAATAGCAACAGCTTTATGGAAAAACTTGTAGATGCTTGTGAATGGGAAACTCCCTTTTGCTGGAAGAGTACTGTGCTAGCTTGCGTGTATGTGCCtgcaacttttttaaaatgtttgacatATTATACGCTAAAGACAGCAGCTGTCAGTACTATATTGTATGGGACCAGTTGTTTAATACTAGCAAGTATTCAACAAGGGATTGGACACTTAGATGGATAAAAGAATATACAGCATTGATGCCAACAAATTTTGGAAGAGTTTAAATTGCATGCTTCAAAGACTAAAGAAATATCTAACTACTATGGATTAGGAGGTTTTTTTGCACCTTCCCCTAAAGCATCTAGTGCTGACTGCAGTCAGAGACAacacactggactagatggaccgtGAGTCTGATttaatatggcaattcctatgtttcttAGGAGATTTGAAGACACTATTTTTGAAGACAGATTTGGGGTAGAAAAAGCTATCAACTTGTTCTCACTTGACTGTGCTATACTGCTGATGCTTTGcagtggttggttttttttttggtttgttttttaaataaatacagtaaTTGCTGTTGTTACAGGTAGGGTTGGTAGCACTGTCTAtggttaaggttgcccaacatttcccattatatgaccctgttttcatttgcttttaTCTTGCAAAACTtggaaaatttcatcccaaaTGGTTCATGTTGGGTGTCTGCTTCAgactgatttgtttgtttttgaaaagtTCAGCCAAAATAGtccagtcacttctgaaaatgaggctaggaaaaaatatttgttaaaaaaaattctggtgaatTTTTCTTTTAGCGGCTGTCTAGCTCCTTATGCTTTGGAGCAGAAACTCTAAATGCGTCAGGGGATTGCCTTTGTGACAGGGATGAACATGTTGTgctccctgtgaaaatctgcccagggCGCAGGAGGACTTTTTCCTGCAATTGCAACTCGGGGCTGTTGTAGCCAGGGCTGGGTCTGGGCACCTGAACTGagtgcagggagcctgtctttcctgtgctctcagtgaccccgccccccccttCTCGGTCCAGGCAGCATGGAGAATGAAACCACCTAATTTGAATGCAAGGGGAGTAGATTGGCACAAGGAGCAAAGGGGTGGTGAAGAGAGGAGAACCGTGTCAGGGTGGGAGGATAGATTGGGACTGGAGGTTGGCAGGGGGGAGACTGGAACTGAACCAGTGGGACcaggagaaagaggagagggagagacaaATCTGAGGATCTAGAGTATGTGAGTCAGAACTGGGACTGTTTGAGCAAGAGACTGGGCCAAGGAGTGGAGGGACACTAAGAGCGGGACTGGGAGGTAGTGGGGATGAGTAATGTGTATGCAGGGAGACACAGATTAGATTAGGAAGTAGGATAAGGAGGAGCTGGGaatggctggggaaggagagtgggaCTAGGGTGAAAAGCCTGAGGAATCTGGGGCTGCAAGAACAGAACTGGGTGAGGAGCCAGTAGTGAGGAATAAACAGGCACTGGGACCAAGGGGAGCGGATAGGTCAGAAGGGGCCACACTTGGTGGGGAAATGGGCCAAAATTTGTGCCCACTAGGGGACACACTCCTCcaaagccaggaatggaacccaggagtcacTGTTGCTACATGAGGAAattcgggtttttttttttttttctcagattGCTTTTTTAAGTAACACACCAGAAAAATTCTCTGTTAAAAGCACACTATTAATGTTACAAAGTCAAAAGTTCACTGCTCGGAAATGCCACAACGTCTGTGCAACCTTGatgtgacccccctccccccttgtgtGTAAGCATTGTGGTGTTTAATTATgcgatcacatactattttttttcccacagAACCTCTTGCCTCAGAGTGCACAGGATTCACCTGTTCTGGGGATGAATTAAGGttatgtagtttaaaaaaaaaacacaacatatcTGTAGGATTCTGCATCAcctgttgcagaagttggaaggtgcgTAGCAActgcagcaggggattgcaggaatAGAAACAATGGGCTCATGGGTAAAACAGTTAAATTCTGCCCTTAAGAATTTGATTTTGTCCCTGTCTTAGCCACAGAGCTTTGCTTTGAATATACTAAGTGCTGTATAATGCGAAGGACTCTTAAAAATCCGGTCCTGCTTGTCTCAAATTGGTCACCCCAAATTAGTGGATACCTTAATAGCTCTGTGATGTAGAAAAGCCCATAAGAAAATTAATAATTGTTTTCAGAGCAAAGTCCAAATAGTGCGCAGGAAATAAGACATAGGGCCACTCatcaaacaagaaaacaaaatattgaatggcTGCTCATTAAGTGATCACCCATCCATTCCATGCACTGCATGAGGCAAGGGTCCTCTGCAAAAAATAGGATATGATCACGTGATTAAATATTATCATAATACTTACGCATAGAGGAGCTGAATCAGCATTGCACAGGTAACCTtacttctggcatttcctaagaTCTGAATGCTTGAGTTtgcaattttaatatttttagcttGGTTTTATATGCAATTATATAAGTAGAATAGTTTAGCAGAACCATTAATTATTAGGAGAGTAACTAGATTTTTAATATTCTAAATGGATTTGAAAAACAGTTTGTAATAAATATTAGATCTTTTGTGCTCTTGCCATTAAAAAATGTCAAGTACTTGTCATTCTTTTCATTACAGCACATATTTTGTGAAGAATGCATCTCTTTATGGTTCAATAGAGAGAAAACATGTCCACTCTGCAGAACTGTTATTTCAGACCATGTTAACAAATGGAAGGATGGAGCCACTTCTATGCATCTACAGATTTATTAAAACATGTCATACTTTTACATTTTTTACAGTGTACATTCATTTGAATTAATGTTTTGCAGTTTAATGTGGATGGTAAAGGGACTGTGTTTAAGATTAGCAAAGGATTATCTAAGACCCTCAAGTACTTCTATCAAATGTTCTAAAAATTTGAGTTTATTAAAACATAGCATAATTGAAAACTGCCTTTTCAtagattaaaaaaatcttaaattttagAATTAATGTTCAAAAtccaacattttgattttttttcataatacTTCAGAGAAATggtcaaatatttgaaaatgctgCGCAGTTAGTTACTTCCCTCAGTGTTTTACATGAACATCTACAATAGTTTGCAGTGTTCTGAATTATAGTAAATTGCATTTATTCTTGTATGACTTTACCACACACAGCAGCTACAGAGGCGGGCTATGATCTTGGGAtgctgacaggggcggctctagaccccagcgcgccaagcaggcgcttggggcggccgtttcccgggcgGCGCGCTCGGGGAGCTTGGCGCTCGGCATGCCTGCGCGGCCAGGTCGGGGGGGGGCCGGACGACcgccggacctgccgcagggcgTGGTCCGCCGTCCCCCGCCTCCCGGTTGAGCTCGCAGTGCCTGCCTGCCGTGCGGCAGCGCTGGGGTCGGGCTCCGGTGGACGCCggcccaggagctgcaggagctcagCCGAAGCGGGAAGAG
Proteins encoded:
- the RNFT1 gene encoding E3 ubiquitin-protein ligase RNFT1 isoform X1, which gives rise to MGRLRHRSEMNCQGTQRHSGETKESGPERDQFNAMQSNCSHLHNAPGSGDVPSSSQSAHIAGLPGEGSCHRSGDVHIQLSSALGEAGENHSFRHIRSGSQGRSHGHSHSEARGPEDSTLDSEEQSGSSISELRYLFQWLHKSLPYILILCIKLTMQHIIGISLGIGLLTTFMYANKSIVNQVFLRERCSKFQCAWVLIFLTGSSLLLYYTFHSQSLYYSLIFLKPTVDFMNFWEVLWIVGITDFILKFLFMGFKCFILLVPSFMMSFKSKGYWYMLLEEFCQYYRTFVPIPIWFRYLIGYRELDNVLGRSLGVLLGLLYFILKLLSLFGHLRNFRQVLRIFCTRPHYGVTASKRQCSEADDICSICQAEFQKPILLICQHIFCEECISLWFNREKTCPLCRTVISDHVNKWKDGATSMHLQIY
- the RNFT1 gene encoding E3 ubiquitin-protein ligase RNFT1 isoform X3, with amino-acid sequence MGRLRHRSEMNCQGTQRHSGISLGIGLLTTFMYANKSIVNQVFLRERCSKFQCAWVLIFLTGSSLLLYYTFHSQSLYYSLIFLKPTVDFMNFWEVLWIVGITDFILKFLFMGFKCFILLVPSFMMSFKSKGYWYMLLEEFCQYYRTFVPIPIWFRYLIGYRELDNVLGRSLGVLLGLLYFILKLLSLFGHLRNFRQVLRIFCTRPHYGVTASKRQCSEADDICSICQAEFQKPILLICQHIFCEECISLWFNREKTCPLCRTVISDHVNKWKDGATSMHLQIY
- the RNFT1 gene encoding E3 ubiquitin-protein ligase RNFT1 isoform X2, producing the protein MQSNCSHLHNAPGSGDVPSSSQSAHIAGLPGEGSCHRSGDVHIQLSSALGEAGENHSFRHIRSGSQGRSHGHSHSEARGPEDSTLDSEEQSGSSISELRYLFQWLHKSLPYILILCIKLTMQHIIGISLGIGLLTTFMYANKSIVNQVFLRERCSKFQCAWVLIFLTGSSLLLYYTFHSQSLYYSLIFLKPTVDFMNFWEVLWIVGITDFILKFLFMGFKCFILLVPSFMMSFKSKGYWYMLLEEFCQYYRTFVPIPIWFRYLIGYRELDNVLGRSLGVLLGLLYFILKLLSLFGHLRNFRQVLRIFCTRPHYGVTASKRQCSEADDICSICQAEFQKPILLICQHIFCEECISLWFNREKTCPLCRTVISDHVNKWKDGATSMHLQIY